A region of Dermochelys coriacea isolate rDerCor1 chromosome 1, rDerCor1.pri.v4, whole genome shotgun sequence DNA encodes the following proteins:
- the GPR162 gene encoding probable G-protein coupled receptor 162, translated as MMHRGGGSSVGDLSESTLHNNSLWWLACGLLALLANSWIILSITAKQQKHKPLELLLCFLAGTHILMAAVPLTTYAVVQLRRESSDYDWNESICKVFVSTYYTLALATCFTVASLSYHRMWMVRWPVNYRLSNAKKQALHAVMGIWMVSFILSTLPSIGWHNNGERYYARGCQFIVSKIGLGFGVCFSLLLLGGIVMGLVCVAITFYQTLWAHQRHQRCRHRQTEEASSSFPPPAHNTFNVPAIVVEDVRGKRRSSLDGSESAKTSMQMTNLISAIVFLYDTLTGVPILVVSFFSLRYDTAPTWMVLAVLWCSMVQTLLLPSFIWSCERYRADVRTVWEQCVAIMTEEEGDDDGACEDYGDGRICKVRFDANGTAAVKRDPRDVKLLPMSHMLLPHDRVHYLQVPISRRMSHDETNIFSSHRSTPSFLHKWSSSDDIRVATPRKPGGPGFLPPELHDYHHRRRPPENELTTLRQFLEGGLVPRGSSSSACFFRDEITTFIDETPLPSPACSPRHSRLPLTLRWDRRLSLGGAEEEEEGPDRARHCSLSGSEDWHLQDRQQANERTLEACEAHTFRELNL; from the exons ATGATGCATCGTGGTGGGGGCAGCAGCGTGGGTGACCTGTCAGAGTCGACCTTGCACAACAATTCATTGTGGTGGCTAGCGTGCGGGCTGCTAGCCCTGCTGGCCAATTCCTGGATTATCCTGAGCATCACAGCCAAGCAGCAGAAGCACAaacccctggagctgctgctgtgcttcCTAGCTGGGACCCACATCCTCATGGCAGCTGTACCCCTCACCACCTATGCCGTGGTGCAGCTGCGGCGCGAGTCCTCTGATTACGACTGGAACGAGAGCATCTGCAAGGTCTTTGTCTCCACATACTATACCCTCGCCCTGGCCACCTGCTTCACAGTGGCTTCCTTGTCCTATCACCGTATGTGGATGGTGAGGTGGCCAGTAAACTACCGGCTGAGTAATGCCAAGAAGCAGGCTCTGCATGCAGTGATGGGCATCTGGATGGTGTCATTCATCCTCTCCACCCTGCCCTCCATTGGCTGGCACAACAATGGTGAGCGCTATTATGCCCGTGGCTGCCAGTTCATCGTCAGCAAGATTGGGCTGGGATTTGGTGTCTGCTTCAGCCTCCTGCTCCTGGGAGGAATCGTCATGGGCCTGGTGTGTGTGGCCATCACCTTCTACCAGACCCTGTGGGCGCACCAAAGGCACCAAAGATGTCGTCACCGGCAGACAGAGGaagcttcctcctccttcccccccccagcacacaaCACCTTCAATGTGCCAGCCATCGTTGTAGAGGATGTCAGGGGCAAGAGGAGGTCATCGCTGGATGGCTCAGAGTCAGCCAAGACCTCCATGCAGATGACCAACCTCATCAGCGCCATTGTCTTCCTGTATGACACACTCACCGGGGTGCCCATCTTG gtGGTGAGTTTTTTCAGCCTGCGCTATGATACCGCCCCCACCTGGATGGTGCTGGCAGTGCTATGGTGCTCCATGGTTCAGACCTTGCTGCTCCCCTCCTTCATCTGGTCCTGCGAGCGCTATCGAGCTGATGTCCGCACCGTGTGGGAGCAGTGCGTGGCCATCATGACAGAGGAAGAGGGGGATGATG atgGGGCCTGTGAGGATTATGGCGATGGGCGGATCTGCAAGGTGCGATTTGATGCCAATGGCACTGCGGCTGTGAAACGGGATCCCAGGGACGTCAAGCTGCTGCCAATGAGTCACATGCTGCTGCCCCACGACAGGGTGCACTATCTGCAG GTCCCCATCTCCCGGAGAATGTCCCACGATGAGACTAACATCTTCTCCTCCCACCGCTCCACTCCATCTTTTCTCCACAAGTGGTCATCATCTGATGACATCCGAGTCGCCACTCCCCGCAAGCCTGGTGGCCCTGGCTTCCTTCCTCCTGAACTGCATGACTACCACCACCGCCGGCGGCCCCCTGAAAATGAGCTGACCACTCTCCGGCAGTTTCTTGAGGGGGGGCTGGTCCCCAGAGGATCCAGCTCCAGCGCCTGCTTCTTCAGGGATGAGATCACCACATTCATCGACGAAAcacctctgccctccccagcctgcAGTCCACGCCACTCCCGCCTCCCACTCACATTGCGCTGGGACCGCCGCCTCTCCCTGgggggtgctgaggaggaggaagagggccCTGATCGGGCACGACACTGCTCACTGTCTGGCAGTGAAGACTGGCATCTGCAGGACAGACAGCAGGCTAATGAAAGGACCCTTGAAGCCTGTGAGGCACATACCTTCAGGGAGCTCAACCTATGA